A region from the Candidatus Margulisiibacteriota bacterium genome encodes:
- a CDS encoding UvrD-helicase domain-containing protein, whose translation MIELTKKQKEIIDLRGDNISINASAGSGKTFTLIERITALLSAGIPAGRILAVTFTDKAAQELKTRLIARAQEKDLPYWEIESAYLGTFHSLGGRILRENCFQAGLPPNFETLSEIPAELLLEETIEACLEEQLAAGSATTDKLLEAYSRQDLVECCVKILSALRAYGLPTEKLRAKTAPQIQAKILEINAKQLRQVYAEIQNFCRALSGQPSTEKFMEMRAAAAQLGTKEYSLENLRAIGKIIDLRSGGKTVSADKAALKAIRRLCDSNYDLIYFAEDKEADFAELTVCLSGLLADIQTAYNQRKSQKNQLDFDDLQERALRLLENNPELAKHYQGFFAAALVDEFQDTNEVQDKLITLLTGPRKLCVVGDWKQSIYLFRYADRRLFQKYRERYAQGAGQNLDLRENFRSAREIINFANALCAPLFAADRGAPAYEPLIFGNTAELQQLSGHVEIAFAPVPENQDGQKNTEYSAAEKARQIEAVYIARKIQTLQKNRPFSDQNRCALLLPYFSHIDTFTAALDAAGLKYVLESGGSYYSQGEIVDTLNFLSALNNPADDFRLAAVLRSEMVNLSDQALLLLTRGKNKKQPLYDLLNHFDQKILANIDAEKLKKFLTSYRELRGLIGKLPVSKILQLTLEKTFFINNALSCRENAERKLANLNKLLDISKSFDARSLQYFSNYIQKLQEKEQREEEADLSDNSSVRIMTIHKAKGLEFENVFVADLYRHRDTLRLAKIIFHKDLYRDSQTQEELGIPLALSKAADQDTPEADNISLAYAHARKKQEQLELEESRRLFYVAITRAKEKLFLTSACQPQKDSELTEECLQTRNIGLWLRYFCLQQPQLKHGAAVIESIESQPLSKSARAIIKPPELQVTESAPAAEPRYKLNVLPATLAAYLLADSQKFILDYFHGFAADEYPAAENNSLDLQKIGTAAHKIIAAGTAAQAELPNNLNAAEKIYLQRCLENYARSALPDLLPPTEHFHEVSLDCLFEGVHFNGVADLLIKTRDGWEIYDFKTSRTHTPENESRYRSQLSVYAAILQRLLPGQKIKGFLFYLYTDRNPAPVELNENVLADCLREMQKINASARGAGRPWPDFSTSQR comes from the coding sequence ATGATTGAGCTAACTAAAAAACAAAAAGAAATTATCGACCTGCGCGGCGACAATATCAGCATCAATGCCAGCGCCGGCTCGGGCAAAACGTTCACGCTGATCGAGCGCATCACCGCGCTGCTCTCTGCGGGGATTCCCGCCGGCAGAATTCTGGCCGTGACTTTTACCGACAAGGCGGCGCAGGAGCTTAAAACCAGGCTCATCGCGCGGGCGCAGGAAAAAGACCTGCCTTACTGGGAGATCGAAAGCGCTTACCTTGGCACGTTTCACAGTCTGGGCGGACGGATCCTGCGTGAAAATTGTTTTCAGGCCGGACTGCCGCCAAACTTTGAAACACTGTCCGAAATCCCCGCTGAGCTTTTGCTGGAAGAAACGATCGAAGCCTGTCTGGAAGAGCAATTGGCGGCGGGCAGCGCGACAACCGACAAATTGCTGGAAGCCTATTCCCGTCAGGATTTGGTCGAGTGCTGTGTAAAAATCCTCTCCGCGCTGCGCGCTTACGGGCTGCCGACAGAGAAACTCCGCGCCAAAACCGCGCCGCAAATTCAGGCTAAAATTTTAGAGATCAACGCAAAACAGCTGCGGCAAGTTTATGCGGAAATCCAAAATTTCTGCCGCGCGCTGTCCGGCCAGCCGAGCACGGAAAAATTTATGGAAATGCGCGCCGCCGCCGCTCAACTAGGAACCAAAGAATATTCTCTGGAAAATCTGCGCGCCATCGGAAAAATTATCGACCTGCGCAGCGGCGGCAAGACTGTCTCCGCCGACAAGGCTGCGCTCAAAGCAATACGCCGGCTGTGCGACAGCAATTACGATCTTATCTATTTTGCCGAAGACAAAGAGGCTGATTTTGCGGAACTAACCGTTTGCCTGAGCGGGCTGCTGGCGGATATTCAAACCGCTTATAACCAGCGCAAAAGCCAGAAAAACCAGCTTGACTTTGACGACTTGCAGGAACGCGCGCTGCGGCTGCTGGAAAACAATCCAGAGCTGGCCAAACATTATCAGGGATTTTTTGCCGCGGCGCTGGTTGATGAATTTCAGGACACCAACGAAGTGCAGGATAAATTGATCACGCTTCTGACCGGCCCGCGCAAGCTCTGCGTGGTCGGCGACTGGAAACAATCCATTTATCTTTTTCGCTATGCCGACAGACGCCTGTTCCAAAAATACCGCGAACGTTACGCTCAGGGCGCGGGGCAAAATCTGGACTTGCGGGAAAATTTTCGCAGCGCCAGAGAAATTATTAATTTTGCCAACGCGCTGTGCGCTCCGCTCTTTGCCGCCGACCGCGGCGCGCCAGCCTACGAGCCGCTGATCTTTGGCAATACCGCCGAGCTGCAGCAGCTGTCCGGGCACGTAGAAATTGCTTTTGCGCCTGTGCCGGAAAATCAAGACGGCCAAAAGAATACTGAATACAGCGCCGCGGAAAAGGCACGGCAAATTGAAGCTGTTTATATCGCGCGTAAAATTCAGACGCTGCAAAAAAACCGGCCTTTTTCGGATCAAAACAGATGCGCGCTGCTGCTACCCTATTTTTCGCATATCGACACTTTTACCGCCGCGCTCGATGCCGCCGGCTTAAAATACGTTTTGGAAAGCGGCGGCAGCTATTACAGTCAGGGCGAGATCGTTGATACTCTGAATTTCTTGAGCGCGCTGAATAATCCGGCTGATGATTTTCGGCTGGCCGCCGTGCTGCGTTCGGAAATGGTCAATCTCAGCGATCAGGCGCTCTTGCTTTTGACACGCGGCAAAAATAAAAAACAGCCGCTGTACGATCTACTGAATCATTTTGACCAAAAGATCTTAGCTAATATCGACGCAGAAAAATTAAAAAAATTTTTAACGAGCTATCGGGAATTGCGCGGTCTGATCGGCAAACTGCCTGTTTCCAAGATCCTGCAATTGACGCTGGAAAAAACTTTTTTTATCAATAACGCGCTGTCCTGCCGCGAAAATGCGGAGAGAAAATTAGCCAATCTAAATAAGCTGCTGGATATTTCCAAAAGTTTTGACGCCAGGAGCCTGCAATACTTCAGCAATTATATTCAGAAACTGCAGGAGAAAGAACAGCGCGAAGAAGAAGCCGATCTATCGGACAACAGCAGCGTGCGGATAATGACCATTCACAAAGCCAAAGGTTTGGAGTTTGAAAATGTTTTTGTGGCAGACCTGTACCGGCACCGCGATACACTGCGCTTGGCCAAAATAATTTTCCACAAAGACCTGTATCGAGACAGCCAGACCCAGGAAGAGCTTGGCATACCGCTGGCTTTGAGCAAGGCCGCCGATCAAGACACGCCGGAAGCCGACAATATCTCTCTGGCTTACGCGCACGCCAGAAAAAAACAAGAACAGCTAGAGCTGGAAGAAAGCCGCCGTTTGTTTTATGTGGCGATCACCCGCGCTAAAGAAAAATTGTTTTTGACTTCCGCCTGCCAGCCGCAAAAAGACAGCGAGCTGACGGAAGAGTGTCTGCAAACCCGCAACATCGGTCTCTGGCTGAGATATTTTTGCCTCCAGCAGCCGCAGCTCAAACACGGCGCGGCGGTCATTGAGTCCATTGAATCGCAGCCTTTGTCCAAATCGGCGCGGGCTATTATCAAACCACCAGAGCTTCAGGTCACGGAGTCCGCGCCGGCTGCCGAACCGCGTTACAAATTAAACGTTTTACCGGCGACTCTGGCCGCCTATCTTTTAGCCGACAGCCAAAAATTTATTCTGGATTATTTTCACGGTTTTGCCGCGGATGAATATCCGGCGGCGGAGAATAATTCTTTAGACCTGCAGAAAATCGGCACGGCCGCACACAAAATTATCGCCGCGGGCACGGCCGCGCAGGCAGAGCTGCCGAACAATCTTAACGCTGCGGAAAAAATCTATTTGCAGCGCTGTCTGGAAAATTACGCCAGATCCGCGCTGCCGGACTTGCTGCCCCCAACCGAGCATTTTCACGAAGTCAGTCTCGATTGTTTATTTGAGGGCGTGCATTTCAACGGCGTCGCCGACCTGCTCATCAAAACGAGGGACGGCTGGGAAATATATGATTTCAAGACTAGCCGGACGCATACACCGGAAAACGAAAGCCGGTACAGAAGCCAGCTGTCCGTTTACGCCGCGATCCTCCAGCGGCTGCTGCCCGGACAAAAAATCAAGGGTTTTC
- a CDS encoding HU family DNA-binding protein has protein sequence MNKQELIDVIAKAVDLPKTKAKEALDALLDAIKKSVKAGKAVQLIGFGTWKRAARKARTGRNPQTGKEIKIAARKIVRFVVGKEFKDLVNK, from the coding sequence ATGAATAAACAAGAGTTAATCGACGTGATCGCTAAAGCGGTCGATCTGCCGAAAACTAAAGCCAAAGAAGCGCTCGACGCTCTGCTGGACGCGATCAAGAAATCGGTCAAGGCCGGCAAAGCCGTGCAGCTGATTGGTTTCGGCACCTGGAAAAGAGCCGCGCGCAAGGCCCGCACCGGACGCAATCCGCAGACCGGCAAGGAGATCAAAATTGCCGCGCGCAAAATTGTGCGTTTCGTTGTCGGCAAAGAGTTCAAAGACTTGGTCAACAAGTAG
- a CDS encoding PD-(D/E)XK nuclease family protein, producing the protein MNTLICGPAGCGKTTKLIAEYIALKKENPLRRAVHFLVPTAEHAERIKELVLAELPNKCLAAANIQTLDSFIYRDGYISGLQKQTLLQKVCAGLDLRQYFNPEPNNALLANPDFLAALSDLLSELKTYRVPLQTLARLPSQDKYAELEKICAAYQAELTTQKLFDKEDSVQNFQPPARGAVIFCDGFTEFTPLQFESIRRLSADGCRCVFTLPLGTPDNKLFIPAQKTAAKFKALGFQTITLEKPCRSQDKILQALALHWGEKLPPAKSSENLPDCGSLKILAAGNRLQEIEAIARAILRQKKAARPAPLNWSDIALIFRRIGNYQFLINEVFQRYGIPVEIHEGINLRNQFIEWLLSLRDVLAGRPAENSAESVDRETLLALLKSAYAKYAQQPLDPEAITALETALPFQPTVKEILAVCDQRLANYLQKVFSLSVKLQAAQDFSQIQAVLEEFYKFNSCRSTLKADLEIPELETSVIHVNRAYSRLLEILAELQEIQPPGLPADELWSKLLHSLQELTAARKRNGDQVQVYDAPSARQKEYKIIFLADLTSSSFPARAAESVLLKDYEKAELGNTGLKLTSDKILNENLFFYQTITRAQEKLYLSYADREASGGALKPAHFLAELQNFTAQKFGQKIPRAYYTYSQLLGEAEPLCRSEYERLYIYRAYWEKWQKARADLSLADIPEQQRESDLRFLTEVVRRKDDPKNLRQAAQNAAKELQKLKKFSAKELETFSRCAFRYFCEQVLNLQVYQPPSHYAADYPVILGAIQHAALAEYYSHPQPRPPLAEIYRRLYPLPKFQEQFPQMPRRQAELEYQKTEAVLKNFVALDEQIQKARQAETLHCEYEFRQNPATGADRRYQIDGNFISGVIDRIDRIGENFFLILDYKTGALPPLSVKNFNQKILPQAWLYVLLYQSVTGLRPAGAEYARLKTNERKGLYRKDSGVSPQGISAAEINSLLEKTQELIREYFAALQSGNFYQNHDKTFCRKCPAEEICRKKQTKIRLGA; encoded by the coding sequence ATGAACACACTTATTTGCGGCCCGGCTGGTTGCGGCAAAACGACTAAACTCATTGCCGAATACATCGCCTTGAAAAAAGAAAACCCGCTGCGCCGCGCTGTTCATTTTCTCGTGCCGACAGCCGAACACGCGGAGAGGATCAAAGAGCTGGTTTTGGCCGAGCTGCCCAATAAATGTCTGGCTGCCGCCAACATTCAAACTCTCGACAGTTTTATTTATCGAGACGGCTATATTTCCGGGCTGCAGAAACAAACTCTGTTGCAAAAAGTCTGCGCCGGTTTGGATCTGCGCCAATATTTTAATCCGGAGCCAAATAACGCTCTGCTGGCCAATCCGGATTTTTTAGCGGCGTTATCCGATCTGCTCAGCGAGCTGAAAACCTACCGCGTGCCGCTCCAGACGCTGGCCCGGCTGCCCAGCCAGGATAAATACGCCGAATTAGAGAAAATCTGCGCCGCGTATCAAGCGGAACTGACCACGCAAAAATTGTTTGACAAAGAAGACTCTGTCCAGAATTTCCAGCCGCCGGCCCGCGGCGCTGTTATTTTCTGCGACGGCTTTACAGAATTTACGCCGCTGCAATTTGAGAGCATCCGCCGGCTCAGCGCGGACGGATGCCGGTGCGTCTTCACGCTGCCGCTCGGCACGCCGGACAATAAATTATTTATCCCGGCCCAAAAAACCGCGGCCAAATTTAAAGCGCTGGGGTTTCAAACTATTACGCTGGAAAAACCCTGCCGCAGTCAGGACAAAATCCTGCAGGCGCTGGCGTTGCACTGGGGCGAAAAACTGCCGCCCGCCAAAAGCAGTGAAAATCTGCCGGACTGCGGCAGTCTCAAGATACTCGCCGCCGGCAACCGCCTGCAGGAAATCGAGGCGATTGCCCGCGCAATCTTAAGGCAAAAAAAAGCGGCGCGGCCTGCGCCGCTCAATTGGTCGGACATCGCCCTGATCTTTCGGCGCATCGGCAATTATCAATTTCTAATCAACGAGGTTTTTCAGCGCTACGGCATTCCCGTGGAAATTCACGAAGGCATCAATTTGCGCAATCAGTTTATCGAATGGCTGCTGTCTCTGCGTGACGTGCTGGCCGGAAGACCGGCTGAAAACTCTGCTGAGAGCGTAGACCGGGAAACTTTATTGGCGTTGCTCAAATCCGCTTATGCCAAATACGCTCAGCAACCGCTCGACCCGGAAGCCATAACCGCGCTGGAAACCGCCCTGCCTTTTCAACCGACAGTTAAAGAAATTCTCGCGGTCTGCGACCAGCGGCTGGCTAATTATCTGCAAAAAGTTTTTAGCCTGTCGGTTAAACTGCAGGCCGCGCAGGATTTCAGCCAAATTCAAGCAGTCCTTGAAGAATTTTATAAATTTAACAGCTGCCGGAGCACGCTCAAAGCAGACCTGGAAATTCCCGAACTGGAAACCAGCGTCATACACGTCAACCGCGCCTACAGCAGGCTGCTGGAAATACTCGCTGAACTGCAGGAAATTCAGCCGCCGGGTCTGCCAGCCGATGAACTCTGGAGCAAGCTGCTGCACTCCCTGCAGGAATTAACGGCCGCGCGCAAACGCAACGGCGATCAGGTGCAGGTCTATGACGCGCCAAGCGCCAGACAAAAAGAATACAAAATAATCTTCCTAGCTGACCTAACCAGCAGCAGTTTTCCGGCCAGAGCCGCCGAGTCTGTGCTGCTCAAGGATTACGAAAAAGCCGAGCTGGGAAACACCGGGTTAAAATTAACCAGCGACAAAATCTTGAATGAGAATTTGTTTTTTTACCAGACGATCACGCGCGCGCAGGAAAAACTTTATTTGTCTTATGCCGACCGCGAAGCCAGCGGCGGCGCGCTTAAACCAGCGCATTTCTTGGCTGAGCTGCAAAATTTCACCGCGCAAAAATTTGGCCAAAAAATACCGCGCGCCTATTATACGTATTCGCAGCTGCTGGGTGAAGCCGAGCCGCTCTGCCGCAGCGAATATGAGCGGCTGTACATTTACCGCGCTTACTGGGAAAAATGGCAAAAAGCGCGCGCCGATCTAAGCCTGGCGGACATTCCTGAACAGCAAAGAGAAAGCGATCTGCGTTTTTTGACGGAAGTCGTGCGCCGCAAAGACGACCCTAAAAATCTACGGCAGGCCGCGCAAAACGCCGCTAAAGAATTACAGAAATTAAAGAAATTCAGCGCTAAGGAATTGGAAACTTTTTCACGCTGCGCGTTTCGTTATTTTTGCGAGCAGGTTTTAAATTTACAGGTCTATCAGCCGCCGAGCCATTACGCCGCAGATTATCCGGTGATCCTGGGCGCGATCCAGCATGCGGCGCTGGCCGAATATTACAGTCACCCCCAGCCGCGGCCGCCGCTGGCTGAAATTTACCGCCGGCTTTATCCGCTGCCAAAATTTCAGGAGCAATTTCCGCAGATGCCGCGGCGGCAGGCTGAACTGGAATATCAAAAAACCGAAGCTGTTTTAAAAAATTTCGTTGCGCTGGATGAACAAATACAAAAAGCGCGGCAGGCGGAGACTTTGCATTGCGAATATGAATTCAGGCAGAATCCGGCAACTGGAGCAGACCGGCGTTATCAAATCGACGGAAACTTTATTTCTGGAGTCATTGACCGGATTGACAGGATCGGCGAAAATTTTTTCCTAATCCTGGATTACAAAACCGGCGCGCTACCGCCGCTCTCCGTCAAAAACTTCAACCAAAAAATCCTGCCGCAGGCCTGGCTTTATGTTCTCCTGTATCAGAGCGTGACCGGCCTGCGGCCGGCCGGCGCGGAGTATGCGCGACTCAAAACCAACGAGCGCAAAGGCCTTTATCGCAAAGACAGCGGTGTTTCTCCTCAGGGAATTTCCGCCGCGGAGATAAACAGCCTGCTGGAGAAAACTCAGGAATTGATCCGCGAATATTTCGCCGCCTTGCAAAGCGGAAATTTTTATCAAAATCACGACAAAACATTCTGCCGGAAATGTCCGGCGGAAGAGATCTGCCGCAAAAAACAAACCAAGATCCGTTTGGGAGCGTGA
- the dprA gene encoding DNA-processing protein DprA has translation MSPLLGFSFCHDFSLLRLQALLQKYPLEKVWSGFTARDLQEFGIKADRSAEILRLRDTLDLNKYQERLRRQNISVLDYFQAEYPALLKEIFDPPLVLYKKGSLPLADISGIAVVGTRQPDHYGLQSTAGIVRALPGQTIVSGLALGIDTAAHQAALETGAPTIAVLGTPVDKCFPAGNYKLYERLSAEHAVISEYPPDTPYNKWSFPRRNRIITGLSRATIVIEGRLTSGALISGKIALEQNREVYALPGQLGNPLAAGTNWLIAQGAKPIYDLEILRREICGAQLPLVFAKPAYALTTDEAKIYERLPADGTTALDALLEDFDLAFLSKTLLQMEIKGMISILPGKQILRI, from the coding sequence ATGTCTCCGCTGCTCGGTTTTTCATTTTGCCACGATTTCTCTCTCCTGCGCCTGCAGGCTTTGTTGCAAAAATATCCGCTGGAAAAAGTCTGGTCAGGATTTACGGCGCGGGATCTGCAGGAGTTTGGCATTAAGGCCGATCGTTCTGCGGAAATTCTGCGGCTGCGGGACACGCTGGATTTAAACAAATATCAAGAGCGTTTGCGCCGCCAAAATATTTCTGTCCTGGATTATTTTCAAGCGGAATATCCGGCGTTGCTCAAAGAAATTTTCGATCCGCCGCTTGTGCTTTACAAAAAAGGCAGCCTGCCTCTCGCGGATATTTCCGGCATCGCCGTGGTAGGCACCAGACAGCCCGATCATTACGGACTCCAAAGCACAGCCGGGATCGTCCGCGCGCTGCCCGGCCAAACAATAGTCAGCGGTCTGGCTCTGGGCATAGACACGGCGGCGCATCAGGCGGCGCTGGAAACTGGAGCGCCGACGATCGCAGTGCTCGGCACGCCAGTGGATAAATGTTTTCCCGCTGGCAATTACAAACTCTACGAACGGCTCAGCGCGGAGCATGCCGTAATCTCCGAATATCCGCCTGACACGCCTTACAATAAATGGAGTTTTCCGCGGCGCAATAGGATAATCACCGGCTTGAGCCGCGCCACCATAGTCATCGAAGGCCGGCTCACCAGCGGCGCGCTCATCTCCGGCAAGATCGCGCTGGAGCAAAACCGCGAAGTTTACGCGCTGCCCGGACAGCTCGGCAATCCTCTGGCCGCCGGGACAAACTGGCTGATCGCGCAGGGCGCTAAACCGATCTACGATCTGGAAATACTGCGGCGGGAGATTTGCGGCGCACAACTGCCGCTGGTTTTTGCCAAACCCGCCTATGCCCTGACCACCGACGAAGCCAAGATCTACGAGCGCCTGCCAGCTGACGGCACGACCGCTCTGGACGCGCTACTGGAAGATTTTGATCTGGCTTTTTTGAGCAAGACTTTGCTGCAAATGGAGATAAAAGGCATGATTAGTATTTTGCCCGGGAAACAAATTTTGCGGATCTAA